GGTTCGGCCGAGTGGGTGACCACCGCGATGATCTTTGAGCCGGTATCGCCGGGTTCCGCGATCTTGCCGCCGGAGCCGCCTTTCATCGCGCCGGAGAAGGTCGAGAGGTCGAGTCCTCCCTTCGCCTTGTCGGGATTGTGGCAGTTCAAGCAGCTCTGCTGGAACACGGGCAGGATCTGATCGTCAAAGGTCACCTTGTCGGCAGCCCTGAGAGGGCTGGCAAGGAGGGCCGCGACGGAGAAACCGGTCGTAAGGGTGTAAGAGGATTTCACCAAACCGTAGCGAATACGGCAGGATCCAGATCGATTCTTGCTCAAAAAATCATCTGCCACGTCAGGCGGGGTCCGGACCGGGCCTGAGCGAGTCCTCGAACATACGGCGCAGTGCCAGCGGGTCGTCGATCCGGAGCGTGCGGCCCTTCACCGTGAGGATGCCGGCTTTTCGGAGCTTCGCCAGCAGGCGGGAGAGGGTTTCCTGGCGGGTGCCGAGCTCGGAAGCCCACACGCCCTTCGAGGTGCCGAGCTGGATTTCCGCCGGACCATCGCCCTCCGGGCAGCGCCTGACCAGCCAGTGCAGCAGGCGCGTCTCCGCATCGCGCAGGCGGTAGCTCTCGATGGTGTGCACGAGCTCGTGGAGGTGCCGGCTGAGCGAGGCGAGCATCCGGATGGCCAGCTCGGAGCGGACACGCAGGTGATCGAGGAAAGGCTGGCCGCGGATCAGGGCGACCTCGGAGCGCTCCAGTGCCACCGTATGTGCCGGATAGCCGGGCAGGCCGGCCACGGCAGGCTCCGCGAAGGACTCGCCCTCGCTGATGAGA
This portion of the Luteolibacter luteus genome encodes:
- a CDS encoding Crp/Fnr family transcriptional regulator, coding for MTSPDSIRIAALASELRRSSIFSGLSEADLTEIAGYSERKELAKGEILFREGDPVSGFYVVLKGLIKAYRVDEAGREQVIHLISEGESFAEPAVAGLPGYPAHTVALERSEVALIRGQPFLDHLRVRSELAIRMLASLSRHLHELVHTIESYRLRDAETRLLHWLVRRCPEGDGPAEIQLGTSKGVWASELGTRQETLSRLLAKLRKAGILTVKGRTLRIDDPLALRRMFEDSLRPGPDPA